AACGTTTGCGGACCGTCGCCGGGGCCGAAATCGACGCCGGCCTTGCGCAGTTTGCCGCAAAATTGGCGGTAGGCCTGCAACACCGGATCGCGCCGGCGCCGGTTGGGCCGCAACAAACGCCAGGCCAGTAAGCCGCTGAACCCGCCCACGCTGAGCAACAGCCAATAACCGAGCTTGACGAAATCGTCGATTCCTAAGTTTTGCAACAAGGCCTTTTGGTTATCGGTATCGTAATTGATGACCCAGCGCTGCCATTGGTAATCGACGTTCTGCCATAGCTGTTGGCTGCGTTGCAGCCAGGTCAAGGTCTTGGCGTCGAACTGGATCGGGCTGAAATTGGCGGCGCCGCTGGCGATCTGCAAATCGACGTTGACTCCTTGCTCGATGCGTTCCGGCGCAATCGCGGCGGTCGGGTCAAAACGCACCCAGCCCTTCCCGTCCAACCAGACTTCGGCCCAGGCATGGGCGTCGGCTTGGCGAATTTCCAGAAAACCGCCCACTGTGTTGAAGCGGCCGCCTTGGTAACCGCCGACCACACGCGCCGGAATTTCGGCGGCTCGCAGCAGATAAACGAAAGCCGTGGCGTAATGGCTGCAAAAACCGGCGCGGCGTTCGAACAGAAAAGTTTCGACCTGGCGCTCCGGCATCGGCTCCGGATTCAAGGTGTAGCGAAAATTCTCGCGGTGGAAGTGCTGCAACAGATTAGCGATCAACGCCTCGGGCGATGCCTCCGCACCGCGTAACTGGGCGATCAGACTGCGAATCCGTTCGGAAGGTTTGCCGGGCAATTGCAGGCTTTCCCGCCGCTCCGCCGGGTTGATGCCGCCGGTATTGTAGGACGGCACCGAAGAAATTCGATATTCGGCGCGGTCGCCGGGATTTTTATTCGTGGTTAATTGGTACAACTCGTTGCGGCGCAAGCCGGCGGGGAATGCGCTGGGCAGTTCCAACGCAAACACCCAATTTTGTTTTTGTGGCTCCATCATCAGCGTGTAATCGTAAGCCTTGCCGTCGAATACCGGTTGGTCGGGGTTGGCCGCTCGGAACAAGGCCGGTGCTGCCTTCCACGCCGAACCGTCGAAAAGGGTGTAAACCGGGCCGCGCCAATAGCGCTGGCCCGGCGGCGGCAGATCCCCGTCGAACTTGACCCGAAATACCAATTCCGCCGACAAGCTCAATTCGGCAATCGAACCGGGTTCCAGCGTATCGCTCAAGCCGCTTTTGGCCTGATTGTCGGCATCCAGCCAACTCCAGCGCGGCGCTTCCAGCCTGGGGAACAGCACAAACAACACAGCCGTGATCGGCAGGGCTTGCACGATCAGTGTCGCGGCGGTTTTCAGGGCCGGAACGGTTTGCGGCGAAACGCTGTTTTGAGTGACCAGCGTCGCTAACAGCACGGTGCAGACCAGCAGGATGTAAAGCGCCATCAAGATGCTTTCTTCGTACAAAAACTGCGTCGCCGCGACAAGGAAGGCCAGATAAACGATGACGTAGACGTCGCGTTTGCCGTGAATTTCGAGTAATTTCAGCCCCAAGGCCACGACAAACAAGCCGGTACCGGCATCGCGGCCGAACACGCCGCGATGTTGGCTGTAGGCCAAGCCGATACCGGCCAGCGTCAACGCAAACAATCCCAACCGGTTCGGCAACCAGGCCGGCCGGCTAATCGCCAGCAGCCGCCACAGCCACATCAGGCCGAAAAAGCCTATCAGCAGCGGCGGCATATGCCAGGCGTGCGGCAATGTGATCAAGCCTATCGAACCCGACATGAACCATAACAGCCGCGGCGAAGGCTGGCCGTTCACGTTCAAAACAGCGCCAGGGCTTGCAGGCATTGGCGGTAATGGGCGGCCCCGGTGTCCGGCGGCACGCGCAGATTGGGCAGAACCAGGCCGTAACGCAATCCGGCCTTTTCCGCATCGACGATCCAGCGGCAGAGTTGGCTCAGGCGTTCCTCGCTGTTGTGTCCCGGCGCCTGTTGATAATCCAGCCACAATTCGCTCGATCCGGCGCCGGCATATTGCTTGCTGAACACGCCCTGGCCTTTGGCGAAGGTCTTCCAATGGATTTGCCGGATCGCATCGCCGCGTTGGTAGGGGCGCAAGCCGTAAAATTCGTCGCCCTGGCGCCGGCTCAGTCCCTGGGCGACTTGGCCGTCGCCGCTTTCCGGAAACGGCAGTTGCCGCTTGGCCGGTTTGGGGTAGACCAGCAACGGGTTGTCGAAACGCAGCGGCGCCCAGGCTCTAAACAGCCCCAGCGGGTACAAGCTGGAAACGGTCAGAGTCTGCGGTTGCAGCCAGCCGCGCCGCGCCGTCGTCTGGTAGAGCGTAGCGGTTCGGGTTTCGGCCGGCGCCAAACCGATGGCCAGCTCGCTCTGCAGTGCCAAGTGCACCGCATAACGGCTGTGGCGGCCGGGATTGCCGATTTGAAAATTAAAGGCGCCGGCTTGGCCGGCAAACACGGCGGGTTGACGGCCGGCTCTGACGGTCAAGCCGGCCAGGGATTTGAAGCTGTGCAAAATCGCGACGAAAAAGATGCTGGCCAATAAAAATCCCAACAAATAGGCCAGATTGTTGCTGTAGACGAAGCCGACCAGTAGCAGCAACACGATCAATAGCACGAAGGCTAAGCCGCGCTGGGTCGGCAAGATAAATATCCGGCGGTGTCCCAGCGAGATCGGAGCGGAGGTCGGCGCCTCGCCCCGGAAAAAGCGCGACAGCCGAAAGCGGTCCGCCAACGATAGCGGTGC
Above is a window of Methylomonas koyamae DNA encoding:
- a CDS encoding transglutaminase TgpA family protein; the encoded protein is MNGQPSPRLLWFMSGSIGLITLPHAWHMPPLLIGFFGLMWLWRLLAISRPAWLPNRLGLFALTLAGIGLAYSQHRGVFGRDAGTGLFVVALGLKLLEIHGKRDVYVIVYLAFLVAATQFLYEESILMALYILLVCTVLLATLVTQNSVSPQTVPALKTAATLIVQALPITAVLFVLFPRLEAPRWSWLDADNQAKSGLSDTLEPGSIAELSLSAELVFRVKFDGDLPPPGQRYWRGPVYTLFDGSAWKAAPALFRAANPDQPVFDGKAYDYTLMMEPQKQNWVFALELPSAFPAGLRRNELYQLTTNKNPGDRAEYRISSVPSYNTGGINPAERRESLQLPGKPSERIRSLIAQLRGAEASPEALIANLLQHFHRENFRYTLNPEPMPERQVETFLFERRAGFCSHYATAFVYLLRAAEIPARVVGGYQGGRFNTVGGFLEIRQADAHAWAEVWLDGKGWVRFDPTAAIAPERIEQGVNVDLQIASGAANFSPIQFDAKTLTWLQRSQQLWQNVDYQWQRWVINYDTDNQKALLQNLGIDDFVKLGYWLLLSVGGFSGLLAWRLLRPNRRRRDPVLQAYRQFCGKLRKAGVDFGPGDGPQTLAQRAKAVRPDLADTIERIVAVFIRLRYEPSAEAGDLRVLKTLIGSLRV
- a CDS encoding DUF58 domain-containing protein: MPTQRGLAFVLLIVLLLLVGFVYSNNLAYLLGFLLASIFFVAILHSFKSLAGLTVRAGRQPAVFAGQAGAFNFQIGNPGRHSRYAVHLALQSELAIGLAPAETRTATLYQTTARRGWLQPQTLTVSSLYPLGLFRAWAPLRFDNPLLVYPKPAKRQLPFPESGDGQVAQGLSRRQGDEFYGLRPYQRGDAIRQIHWKTFAKGQGVFSKQYAGAGSSELWLDYQQAPGHNSEERLSQLCRWIVDAEKAGLRYGLVLPNLRVPPDTGAAHYRQCLQALALF